One Echeneis naucrates chromosome 16, fEcheNa1.1, whole genome shotgun sequence genomic window, TTTATGTTTACCATCTGTTTTTGTATAACCGCcttccttctgttttctttctgcactGTATTTCTAAATAGTTCTTGAGTATTAATGCAGCCCCATTAAAATATGATTCGCACGGCTACATGTACAGAAAATGACGCCAAACTACCAGCATACCTTATGAAGAACTCATTTGCAGCAGGTGCGAGCTGAGTCCCTGGGTGAACGGCAGCTCTCCTGGCACAGCGGAGCATTTAGGAAGCTGTATATATCTATTGGTAGAGTCTCTATTGTACATTGGCTGTCGGAGCACCACCCTTCTCCAGAGCTGTCcctgctgtcagtgtgaaagCTGGCCTCATTGTGAGGCTCACTGTATTGTTTTAGATGTTTGGAAAATGCTGAATGGTTTGCAAGTGGAAAGTGTTTGCACTGCATTACCCATTCTCCCGGGTCAGATCGGGACAATTTAACGTATGTATTCCCTCTAATTGAGAAACATGATCTATTCTCTGATTGTTGTTAAACACTACTCTCTAGTCATGTTGAAGTTACGAGTTCAACATGCACGTTCAATTCAATACTTTATCTGTCCCTCAAGGCTCAATTTCAGGCAACTAagttttcagagaaaagcaAGCTGTCCAAGGGATCTTTTGGTTCGCCAATACATCTTGCAATTGATTCTTGTTCCTtgtgaaaggaaataaaacaaaaccaggaaaaaaacattgtgaagCGCTCAAAATAATAACTTTGCATCATCAACACTCCTCAGAAGTTTGtgcacaaacagctgacaaTCGTTCCTTGTAATGTTAATGCTATAGTTGTGGCTTACTGCTCACTGGACCTGGAATGATGTTCTTTCAGAGCTCGGAAAAGTGGCAACACTGGTATGAAATCCATCCCTCCAGTCATTAACAAGGTATGTTGACATTCATGTTCCACTTCTGTTCATTTTGGCCTGGTTAAAATACTTATCAAGACACATTAGAAACTTGAAGTTGGAGTTTCTGCTTATGAAAGTTTGGACTCCTGCTCATGTGTCACCATCACTAGATTTATGTATAGTATTATATTTAATCTATAATGAAGCTCTATCTACCATTTTCTGTTGAACTTTCTTTTTAGCTCTTGGTATTTTTACAACTTGTTCATCTGGAAAGCTGGAACTTTATTTTGAGGTCACTCTAAGTGTACAAGATAAAAATCTGTCAGGTGAACCTtatgcaaaacattttattttgtgcttacAATAATCAATTCTTACATTGTGCATACACACTATATTTTCATATGGCCCAGCCATACATTTTCATACTATCAGACCCACCTCAATGCCTGATTGTGAACTGCGGCtcatttttttatcttcaaaATGCACAGTATATCTAATAAGCTAGAAGCACCTAATAACACTGCCTTACTGCATTTCAGTGAGACATTTCTCACAAAGTTTGACACATGAATTCATAGATTTCAAACACAGTAGAATATAGTTTGAAATCCTGACATGGCCTAAGTCAGGCAAAGGGGAGGATACTGTTAGCACCACACACCATTAAACTACAACTGCTACTCACTCCATCTAAATAAATTAATCTTCATATGTGATCTTACAAAACaagtgaagaaacaaacagccaTCTATTACCACATGGTTCATCTTCAGTGGTGCAAATATAGAAGCCTCATGTAACACTGAGTATCTCAGtaatcatcttcctcctcatcctgctcAGGCACAAGTCCAAGCTCAAGgtcatcttcttcatcaccttcatcgtcatcttcttcttcttcatcatcatcatcttcctcctcctcttcctgctccataTCATAATCTACAGCGGCATTCAGTCGCAGTTTGGTTTGATTGATCTCACTCTCATCATCAAGGTTAATATGAATCTGAAACAAAGGAATTAAGTAATAAACATAACTGATGTacacttttaaattaaaacttaatgAGCACAAACTAGGTATGTAGGACAGAGCTTTAAAAGCATTCATGAGGACAGAAGAGGACTGAGAGCTCATTCATAAAATATTAGCAAGATCTTTACTTTAAAAATTATGGGTAAGAGGATAGAAACACCAAACTAAGCAACATTTCTGCTGGATAAACATTACTTGGCTATGAAAATCTTTTCTGCATAGTGTACAGAGCAGGGTTTAAAAGTAATGAACTGGGCCATAAGCATGTTAACTGATTTCCTGCCTTAACCTCAGTCTGAGTAACATGGTTTCAGTGTGGCTATAAATATGATCAGAGGTTATGCAGACCAGCAGACTAGTTTCCCCAGCACAAAAGTTGGGAAACGCAGTGTGTAATGTAGGACTGGATAAAATGtctgattatttaaaaatgaacaaataaaccTACTCTAGTGTGAAATAATCAAGTAGCAAAAATACTGTATAAAAATGATGGTGTAAAATATGTATTCTATGAAAATGTGACCACATTGATCCTGATGTTCTCTCTGGCACAGCTTAGTCATTTACCTCAGTTTCTGGAGTTAGGCGTTGAGATGCTCCTTCCTCTGTTTGAGCATTAATGATAGATTTTAAGGCCCCTtcttcaaactgaaacaaacacaacaacaaaaaaaaaatacagaaaccaagcgcaaaacaaaaatgtacagtaaaCTCTCTTTCTGAATCCTCACTAACCTTCAACCTGTTCAGTTGGTCTTGTAGCATCACTTTGATTTTGAGGAgtgtctcctcttccttcttcagTTCCTGGAGGCGGCTGTGCATCTTTActggtgctgctgcagtcagACCATTCCTCAGCACTGAAAAGTTGGTCTACATCATTAGTCAGAATGGAATGTCaaatttttgtttcactttgtttccCTTAATAAATGTTCTATATTGttttgacatttatatttatgttagaGGCTTTAATTTTAAGGAACATCATCAGACCAATGAATAAAGTATTAATATGATATGACAACAAACTGTTGGTAAATTCACTTGCAGCAACAACCCATTATCTCATTTAAAAAGGTCATTGCGCAAGAGGAACAGAAATGAAGCGCTAGTCACTTTAAATAGTTAAAAATCAGACTAAGGAAAAGTTAATCCATAATTATTACGTTTCTTACTGATGCAGTTCATGCCTTGTACAGTATGACTGAAATGCTTATTTATGGAAATATTTAACAATGTGGATATTAATTTGGACCAAAGACATCATAATGTTGTGGTATTTGTCCACTGATCACCAGAAGGCCATAGGAATCCAGTTGGATTAAATAATTAGTGTTATAGTTCTCCAGAGGTTATAGGAAGGTCCACAGTACTTAATTTTTCCACaacctgcaaaaaacaaacaaactataaatTGTGATTTACTTTGATTGAGCGTTCTCGGTTTGTAAGTAATCAAACAGCAACACGAACTGGTCGATTAATATCAATATCTACTGCTCGTTGTAGTTTTTTGTGAACTGTATGAAGTCTCTTGCTCCCTCCAGGCTCCTGCAGAACTCTTGACTCAGTCTTTCCAGATATCTGACTGGTCAGTAGTTTGACAGGTTTTGATCCTCTTAAATTAACCTGTGCCAGGCCGGGTTAATCATTCATCAcgagttaccatggtgattaTCCCGGCAGCGAGCGGACCTCAGCGTTAGGACCAATAACGCGGAGTTAATCCCGAGGTTACGGGAACAATCTCAACCCCTGCTTCGCAGCACAGGCCCCAGATCCGTTTCTCAGATGCAGGCCGCTTT contains:
- the snapc5 gene encoding snRNA-activating protein complex subunit 5 gives rise to the protein MHSRLQELKKEEETLLKIKVMLQDQLNRLKFEEGALKSIINAQTEEGASQRLTPETEIHINLDDESEINQTKLRLNAAVDYDMEQEEEEEDDDDEEEEDDDEGDEEDDLELGLVPEQDEEEDDY